The Methanofollis sp. UBA420 DNA segment GGCCACCATGCGGCGCGGATCGTTGCGGAGACAGACATCTGCGACGCCATCGCCGAGGCCGCCGGTCCCGCGGGGATCCGGCGCCTGGAGCGCGACGAACCTGACATCGAAGACGTCTTCCTCTCGTACTATCACGAGGAGGCGACCTCGTGAGGGCCGGCGTCCTCGGGACGATCGCCGGGAAGGAGTTCCGCGACCATGTGAGGAGCAGGAGGTTCCACCTCTTTCTCGGCGTCATGCTCGTGATCGTCGTTGCCGGGATGGTCACGGGGGCGGCCCAGTACAGCGCGGACCTTGCGGCGTATGCGGAGACGCAGGCGGTGGTGTCGGGCGAGTCGGGCCCGTCCGGGGGCGGGCCGAGTGTGCTGTCGTTTTTTTCCGGCATGTTCATGAGCACCGCGCAGGTGGGCGTTTTTCTCGGGATCGCGATGGGTTTCGATCTGGTCACGCGGGAGAAGGAGAGCAAGTCCTTGAAGATCCTCCTCTCGCACCCGGTCTACCGTGACGAGGTGGTCACGGGGAAGGCCCTCGGCGGCGTCGCGGCGATCGCCCTTGCGATGGGGGTCGTGCTCCTCCTCTCCCTGGCGGTCCTGCTCGTCTTCGGGATCGTCCCGGGCCCCGGCGAGGCCCTGCGGGTTCTTGCCGCGGCTCTCATCTCCTTCGTCCTGGTCGTCTCTTTCTTCGTGCTCGCCCTCTTCTTCTCGACGGTGGCGGAGACGAGCGGGGGTGCTCTGGTCTCCTCTTTCCTCGTCTTCATCATCGTCGCGGAGGTCGTCCCGGTCCTTACCGTCGGTGCAGGGTC contains these protein-coding regions:
- a CDS encoding ABC transporter permease; amino-acid sequence: MRAGVLGTIAGKEFRDHVRSRRFHLFLGVMLVIVVAGMVTGAAQYSADLAAYAETQAVVSGESGPSGGGPSVLSFFSGMFMSTAQVGVFLGIAMGFDLVTREKESKSLKILLSHPVYRDEVVTGKALGGVAAIALAMGVVLLLSLAVLLVFGIVPGPGEALRVLAAALISFVLVVSFFVLALFFSTVAETSGGALVSSFLVFIIVAEVVPVLTVGAGSSLLTGPHPSPPAESGDIVSDEEMEAYEEASRAYTERMRLVRDAGVLLSPQTNCKGILGAVTTPGVPVPPDFARNIVAFAVFPAAFFGLAWVRFLREDIR